From one Dyella sp. 2HG41-7 genomic stretch:
- a CDS encoding tetratricopeptide repeat protein, translating to MIEAFRQFHFLQPMWLLGLVALPVLLWVGLRADKSHRALGRLVDPELLPFVVTGKVQLTRLPSILSALGWMLGVLALAGPTWSRVAEPMFADRAAQVVAISLSQRMQSHDVPPNRIDRARYKARDLLAANHDGLNALIGYAGQSFVVAPLTSDAHSLDSLLDAMSPDVMPVDGDNAAQAIEQGVQLIRDAKLSNGSIVLITDDANAAAQAAARAAKSSGIHISVLGIGTPQGAPVTQADGNFLHDDQGNMVIAHRDDQNLSALAQAGGGRYVPMTSNNDDVNALRAELQLPQHGSVSTGQSSDVWEDRGPWLLLPLLLVVAMAFRRGWVLLLPLVLLPMLPTKAKAADWQDWWQRADQQAASALRQGDAAKAQQLAHDPVWRGAAAYRAKDYASAVQALAQAKGADAPYNLGNALAKLGRYPEAIKAYDRALQLDPHNDDARVNRKLVEEAMRKPPQNSSTSSQQQKSGGQSGQNNQSGHSGQSSSEQKNSEGQSGQSGGQQSAGQSDQNKDARNQNGRDESAQQTNGNDSSQQNTSSNDQQAQNTQQDLAQDSAKPAPAPSSSAERAQSAKAQQALQSQMDHALAAEQKKADSSQTHELGAVESDDPLSKLPNDTRRDLQRVPDDPGALLRRKFELEYRERMGAQPTGGDQP from the coding sequence ATGATCGAGGCGTTTCGCCAATTTCATTTTCTTCAACCTATGTGGTTGTTGGGTCTTGTCGCGTTGCCAGTGCTTCTGTGGGTCGGTTTGCGCGCCGACAAATCGCATCGCGCTCTGGGTCGTCTTGTCGACCCGGAGCTGCTTCCCTTCGTCGTTACCGGGAAAGTGCAACTGACGCGTCTGCCGTCGATATTGTCGGCGTTGGGATGGATGCTAGGTGTATTGGCATTGGCGGGTCCGACATGGAGTCGCGTCGCCGAACCCATGTTCGCCGACCGCGCCGCGCAGGTCGTGGCCATTTCACTGTCGCAGCGTATGCAATCGCACGATGTCCCGCCGAATCGCATCGATCGTGCGCGTTACAAAGCGCGCGATTTACTCGCCGCCAATCATGATGGACTGAACGCGCTGATCGGCTACGCAGGTCAATCCTTCGTGGTGGCGCCGCTGACGAGCGATGCGCACAGTCTGGATTCCTTGCTGGACGCGATGTCGCCGGATGTTATGCCGGTCGACGGCGATAATGCGGCGCAGGCCATCGAACAAGGTGTCCAACTGATTCGCGATGCGAAGCTGAGCAATGGCTCGATCGTATTGATCACCGATGACGCCAATGCCGCTGCGCAGGCTGCCGCCCGCGCTGCGAAATCGTCCGGCATACATATCTCCGTACTGGGTATCGGTACGCCTCAGGGTGCGCCCGTAACGCAAGCTGATGGCAATTTTCTGCACGATGATCAAGGCAATATGGTGATCGCGCATCGTGACGATCAAAACCTATCCGCACTCGCGCAAGCAGGCGGCGGCCGATACGTTCCGATGACGTCGAACAATGACGACGTGAATGCGCTGCGTGCTGAGTTGCAGCTGCCGCAACATGGCTCCGTGTCAACGGGGCAGAGCAGCGATGTATGGGAAGATCGCGGTCCGTGGTTGTTGTTACCTTTGTTGCTGGTGGTTGCGATGGCGTTTCGTCGCGGATGGGTTTTGTTGTTGCCTTTGGTTTTGTTGCCGATGCTGCCCACGAAAGCCAAGGCGGCGGATTGGCAAGATTGGTGGCAGCGTGCCGATCAACAAGCGGCAAGCGCGTTGCGACAAGGTGATGCTGCGAAAGCGCAACAATTGGCGCACGATCCCGTTTGGCGCGGGGCCGCTGCGTATCGCGCCAAGGACTATGCATCCGCAGTCCAGGCGCTTGCGCAAGCCAAAGGTGCGGATGCGCCCTACAACTTGGGAAACGCGCTGGCCAAGCTAGGTCGTTACCCGGAAGCCATCAAAGCCTACGATCGTGCGTTGCAGCTCGATCCGCACAACGACGACGCGCGAGTCAATCGCAAATTGGTTGAAGAAGCTATGCGTAAGCCGCCACAGAATTCCTCGACATCCTCGCAACAGCAAAAGTCGGGTGGCCAAAGCGGTCAAAACAACCAGAGCGGTCACAGCGGCCAATCGTCGAGCGAACAAAAAAATAGCGAAGGGCAAAGCGGTCAGTCCGGCGGGCAGCAAAGTGCCGGGCAAAGTGATCAGAACAAAGACGCCAGAAACCAGAATGGCCGCGACGAAAGCGCTCAACAGACGAATGGAAACGATAGTTCCCAACAAAATACTTCTTCCAACGATCAGCAAGCGCAAAACACGCAGCAGGATCTAGCGCAGGATTCGGCCAAGCCAGCTCCCGCACCCTCATCGAGCGCTGAGCGTGCGCAGAGCGCAAAAGCGCAGCAAGCATTGCAATCGCAGATGGATCACGCGTTGGCGGCCGAACAGAAAAAAGCCGACAGCTCGCAAACCCATGAACTGGGCGCCGTCGAAAGCGACGATCCGCTGTCGAAATTGCCCAACGATACGCGTCGGGACCTTCAGCGCGTTCCCGATGATCCGGGCGCATTGCTGCGGCGAAAGTTTGAGCTCGAATACCGCGAACGCATGGGCGCACAACCGACGGGAGGAGATCAACCGTGA
- a CDS encoding VWA domain-containing protein: MFEFAWPWMFALLPLPWLVWRLWRPASPGQALRLPHALLEWGANNQVSARSAAPWLLTIGWLSLLVAAARPQHIGPPQAQTHSGRAMMMAVDLSGSMQTPDMQLGGQQLSRFDAVEAIASDFISRRSGDELGLVLFGTHAFLVTPLTYDLNAVRAQLQSAVVGLPGTETAIGDAIAVAVKRLAALPHQARVLILLTDGVNNSGSITPQVAARAAKAAGVRVYTIGIGATRMTVPGFFGDSVINPSADLDADMLTYIARETGGQFYRATDGNQLADAYRAIDALEPMPQQGPTFRMHHEWFRLPLAISALCLLSGLLWPRWKGAAA; encoded by the coding sequence ATGTTTGAATTCGCGTGGCCGTGGATGTTTGCGCTATTGCCATTGCCTTGGCTGGTATGGCGCCTATGGCGCCCGGCGTCGCCCGGACAGGCGTTGCGATTGCCGCATGCTTTGCTTGAGTGGGGCGCAAATAATCAGGTCTCCGCCCGAAGCGCAGCGCCTTGGTTATTGACCATCGGTTGGTTGAGCCTGCTCGTTGCCGCAGCCCGGCCGCAGCATATCGGTCCGCCACAGGCGCAAACACACAGCGGGCGCGCGATGATGATGGCGGTCGATTTGTCCGGCAGCATGCAGACGCCGGATATGCAGCTGGGTGGACAGCAGCTCAGTCGCTTCGACGCCGTCGAAGCCATCGCCAGCGATTTCATTTCGCGTCGCAGCGGCGACGAACTTGGCCTCGTTCTCTTTGGTACGCACGCATTTCTCGTTACGCCGTTGACGTACGATCTCAATGCCGTGCGTGCGCAACTGCAAAGCGCTGTGGTCGGATTGCCTGGCACCGAAACCGCCATCGGCGATGCTATCGCCGTGGCAGTGAAGCGTTTGGCCGCATTGCCACATCAAGCGCGCGTGCTGATTTTGCTAACGGACGGTGTGAATAATTCCGGCAGCATCACGCCGCAAGTCGCCGCGCGCGCCGCAAAAGCGGCCGGGGTGCGCGTCTACACCATCGGCATTGGCGCAACGCGCATGACGGTTCCTGGCTTTTTTGGCGACAGTGTCATCAACCCGTCTGCCGATCTGGACGCGGACATGCTGACGTATATCGCGCGTGAAACGGGTGGGCAATTTTATCGCGCCACGGACGGCAATCAGCTGGCCGATGCGTATCGCGCCATCGACGCACTGGAGCCGATGCCGCAGCAAGGCCCCACGTTCCGCATGCACCATGAGTGGTTCCGCCTTCCGCTTGCGATCTCTGCGCTGTGTCTGCTGTCGGGTCTGTTGTGGCCGCGCTGGAAAGGTGCTGCGGCATGA
- a CDS encoding DUF4381 family protein: MTGHFPQSPPDLPLRDIHLPPNPPWWPPAPGWWLLFVIVCVGFVLAFFFYRRTRHRRHWRTRVMAEVRHLADRYAHDEAAYAASLHQLLRRAAWQYASNAHHAQGEEWRRVLAQVPVDATTLDTLMMLEARMYQPKAAFDRPVIEAAVERWLRTAVRRIKPADVGHV; encoded by the coding sequence ATGACCGGACATTTTCCGCAGTCGCCACCCGATCTACCGCTGCGCGATATTCATCTTCCGCCCAACCCGCCATGGTGGCCGCCCGCTCCCGGGTGGTGGTTGCTTTTCGTCATCGTGTGCGTCGGCTTTGTGCTGGCCTTTTTCTTCTATCGGCGCACCAGACATCGGCGCCATTGGCGAACGCGAGTCATGGCCGAGGTGCGTCACTTGGCGGACCGTTATGCGCACGACGAGGCGGCGTACGCCGCTTCGTTACATCAACTTTTGCGCCGCGCTGCGTGGCAATACGCAAGCAATGCGCATCATGCCCAGGGAGAAGAGTGGCGACGCGTTTTAGCGCAAGTGCCCGTCGATGCGACAACGCTCGACACCCTGATGATGCTCGAAGCGCGGATGTATCAGCCGAAAGCTGCTTTTGATCGTCCCGTAATCGAGGCAGCGGTGGAGCGATGGCTGCGGACGGCAGTGCGACGTATCAAACCCGCGGACGTTGGCCATGTTTGA
- a CDS encoding DUF58 domain-containing protein encodes MSAVVSHQADGDGRVRVSLAELIALRGRVTRMRMPPQDSRATRVGTQSSRLYGRGMDYAESRAYQPGDDVRRLDWRLTARSGRLHTKLFQEEREGQLLILLDQHPSMRFGTRVRFKSVQAARAAALAAWYAVKAGERVGLMAFGESRFLQRPRGGVHGALDVCGALAKYDAQSLHQGESLSSALQHVIKLQQGANRVLLISDGHSSDESARNRLLEMMRHTAVRILIVADELELKPAPPGSYPIEHDGELRNITLRSPQQRETFQQRLGAGQAKLSTMATSLGIPFRVIDTAIDPLDAVSALLRNAGARR; translated from the coding sequence GTGAGCGCCGTGGTCAGTCATCAAGCGGACGGCGATGGGCGCGTGCGTGTATCGCTGGCGGAACTTATTGCGTTGCGCGGTCGAGTGACCCGAATGCGGATGCCGCCACAGGACAGTCGCGCAACGCGCGTGGGCACGCAATCGAGTCGTTTGTATGGCCGCGGTATGGACTACGCGGAATCGCGCGCGTATCAGCCGGGCGACGACGTGCGTCGATTGGATTGGCGTTTGACGGCGCGCAGTGGGCGTCTTCACACCAAATTGTTTCAGGAAGAGCGCGAAGGGCAGTTGTTGATCCTGCTGGACCAACATCCAAGCATGCGTTTTGGTACACGGGTACGTTTCAAATCTGTCCAAGCCGCGCGCGCGGCCGCGCTGGCTGCGTGGTATGCCGTCAAAGCTGGCGAACGCGTGGGCCTGATGGCATTCGGTGAAAGCCGATTTCTGCAGCGTCCGCGTGGTGGCGTGCATGGAGCCTTGGACGTATGCGGCGCGCTCGCAAAATACGATGCCCAGTCGCTCCATCAAGGTGAGTCGCTTTCCTCGGCATTGCAGCACGTCATCAAGCTTCAGCAGGGCGCAAACCGCGTCTTGCTGATCAGCGATGGGCACAGTAGCGACGAATCCGCGCGCAATCGGTTGTTGGAAATGATGCGGCATACGGCTGTACGCATCTTGATCGTTGCCGACGAACTGGAGTTGAAGCCAGCGCCACCGGGAAGCTATCCGATCGAACACGATGGTGAGCTTCGCAATATAACGTTGCGTTCCCCCCAGCAACGAGAGACTTTTCAGCAACGACTCGGTGCCGGACAAGCCAAGCTATCCACGATGGCGACGTCATTAGGTATTCCGTTTCGCGTGATCGACACCGCGATTGACCCGTTGGATGCCGTGTCCGCCTTGCTGCGCAACGCGGGGGCACGACGATGA
- a CDS encoding MoxR family ATPase: MDMPQVPTSGRLQQAFSGLRSALQQQVIGQPKLIDCLLIALLADGHLLVEGAPGLAKTTAVKALAGCIDADFHRVQFTPDLLPADLTGTDVFRPQSGSFEFERGPLFHNIVLADEINRAPAKVQSALLEAMAERQITVGRNTWHLPDLFMVMATQNPIEQEGTFALPEAQLDRFVMHVTIGYPDAASELAILRLARQQAREPMHPSTPTVPLVTQEDVFAARDAVLNVHVAPALEQYLTQLVLATRDAGRYGQELKRWIAWGASPRATIALDRCARAHAWLNGRDFALPEDVHAVVYEVLRHRVLLSYEAEAEGVRSERVIHRLLDLVPLP; this comes from the coding sequence ATGGATATGCCCCAAGTCCCCACGTCTGGGCGTCTTCAGCAAGCGTTTTCTGGTCTCCGCAGTGCCTTGCAGCAGCAGGTCATCGGGCAGCCAAAGCTTATCGACTGCTTGTTGATCGCTTTGCTCGCCGATGGCCATCTGCTGGTCGAAGGTGCGCCTGGCCTCGCCAAAACCACCGCCGTTAAAGCTTTGGCAGGATGCATTGACGCTGACTTCCATCGCGTGCAATTCACGCCAGATCTGTTGCCTGCCGACCTTACCGGCACCGACGTATTCCGGCCGCAATCCGGTAGCTTCGAATTCGAGCGGGGCCCGCTGTTTCACAACATCGTGCTGGCCGATGAAATCAACCGCGCGCCCGCGAAAGTGCAATCGGCGCTGCTGGAGGCGATGGCTGAGCGGCAAATCACGGTCGGACGAAATACCTGGCACTTGCCCGACTTGTTTATGGTGATGGCGACGCAGAATCCAATCGAGCAGGAAGGCACGTTCGCGTTGCCGGAAGCACAGCTTGATCGCTTCGTGATGCATGTGACGATTGGCTACCCCGACGCTGCTTCGGAGTTGGCCATCCTGCGTCTCGCGCGTCAGCAGGCCCGCGAACCGATGCATCCCTCCACCCCAACTGTTCCGTTGGTGACGCAAGAAGATGTCTTCGCTGCGCGCGATGCCGTGTTGAACGTGCACGTGGCACCCGCCTTGGAGCAATATCTGACGCAATTAGTGCTCGCAACTCGCGATGCCGGTCGTTATGGTCAGGAATTGAAGCGATGGATTGCCTGGGGGGCCAGCCCGCGCGCAACCATCGCATTGGATCGTTGCGCCCGTGCTCACGCATGGTTGAATGGTCGCGACTTTGCGCTGCCGGAAGACGTGCACGCGGTGGTGTACGAAGTACTGCGCCATCGCGTGCTGCTCAGCTATGAAGCCGAGGCGGAAGGTGTTCGCAGCGAAAGAGTCATCCACCGTTTGCTGGATCTTGTCCCGCTACCGTGA